The proteins below come from a single Piscinibacter gummiphilus genomic window:
- a CDS encoding phosphotransferase — translation MTTSKDTSALQFSGTKAVAPQHAFDVQKLDAYMRQHVAGFSGDLHVEQFKGGQSNPTFKLTAGGKSYVMRRKPPGVLLPSAHAVDREYKVISALAKTDVPVAKAYALCEDPSVIGTAFYIMDCVEGRILWDPLLPDYNNAQRGELYSELNRVMAALHSVDPNAIGLGDYGKPGNYIERQVARWTKQYKAAETETIEAADRLIEWLPKYIPQGDEVAIVHGDYRFDNVIFHPTEPRILAVLDWELSTLGHPLVDFAYHCMTWRMGGGQGGRGMAGADIQSLGIPSEAEYVKLYLERTGRENAVSPAEWNYYMVFNMFRLVGILQGIAHRAVQGNASSEHAVASGKRARPLAEQAWALAQEIDASR, via the coding sequence ATGACGACCAGCAAAGACACGTCGGCCCTTCAATTCAGCGGCACGAAAGCTGTCGCCCCGCAGCACGCGTTCGACGTACAGAAGCTCGATGCCTACATGCGCCAGCACGTGGCCGGCTTCAGCGGCGACCTCCATGTCGAGCAGTTCAAGGGCGGGCAGTCCAACCCGACCTTCAAGCTGACCGCCGGCGGCAAGAGCTACGTGATGCGCCGCAAGCCGCCCGGCGTGCTGCTGCCTTCCGCCCACGCCGTAGACCGTGAATACAAGGTCATCAGCGCGCTCGCCAAGACCGACGTGCCCGTTGCCAAGGCCTACGCGCTGTGCGAAGACCCGTCGGTGATCGGCACCGCCTTCTACATCATGGACTGCGTGGAAGGCCGCATCCTCTGGGACCCGCTGCTGCCCGACTACAACAACGCCCAGCGCGGCGAGCTCTACAGCGAGCTCAACCGCGTGATGGCCGCGCTGCACAGCGTCGACCCGAACGCCATCGGCCTCGGCGACTACGGCAAGCCCGGCAACTACATCGAGCGCCAGGTGGCCCGCTGGACCAAGCAGTACAAGGCCGCCGAGACCGAGACGATCGAAGCCGCCGACCGGCTGATCGAGTGGCTGCCCAAGTACATCCCCCAAGGCGATGAAGTGGCCATCGTCCACGGCGACTACCGCTTCGACAACGTGATCTTCCACCCCACCGAGCCGCGCATCCTCGCGGTGCTCGACTGGGAGCTGTCGACGCTCGGCCACCCGCTGGTCGACTTCGCCTACCACTGCATGACCTGGCGCATGGGCGGCGGGCAAGGCGGGCGCGGCATGGCCGGTGCCGACATCCAATCGCTCGGCATCCCGAGCGAAGCCGAGTACGTGAAGCTCTACCTGGAGCGCACCGGCCGTGAGAACGCCGTGTCGCCCGCCGAGTGGAACTACTACATGGTGTTCAACATGTTCCGCCTCGTCGGCATCCTGCAAGGCATTGCGCACCGCGCGGTGCAAGGCAATGCGTCGAGCGAACATGCCGTCGCGTCGGGCAAGCGTGCCCGCCCGTTGGCAGAACAGGCGTGGGCGCTCGCCCAAGAAATCGACGCCTCGCGCTAA